The proteins below are encoded in one region of Micromonospora sp. DSM 45708:
- a CDS encoding carbonic anhydrase, giving the protein MAGCEGFLGTCLPRPTIVSRWSRPGRTGRVQIDPVAAGAAAIALGVGVAAPPAAAGSPQRPVVSPNEALGRLVAGNQRFAAGHGRHPHQGLADLHRLASGQHPFAITVGCADSRVPPEVLFDQGLGGLFDNRVAGNIVDDLLLGSVEFAVTEFHSPLIVVLGHERCGAISATIDAIRDGGSAPSHIGTVVDALRPIVAPVLTKPGDPVDNAVRANIRAQVRGLLSRSEIIAERVRQGALKVVGARYDLDDGRVTLVG; this is encoded by the coding sequence ATGGCCGGCTGCGAAGGCTTCCTCGGAACCTGCCTGCCCCGCCCGACAATCGTCAGTCGGTGGAGCCGCCCCGGTCGTACCGGTCGGGTGCAGATCGATCCGGTCGCGGCGGGTGCCGCCGCGATCGCCCTCGGGGTCGGGGTCGCCGCCCCTCCGGCCGCCGCCGGCTCACCCCAACGGCCGGTCGTCAGCCCGAACGAAGCCCTCGGCCGCCTCGTCGCCGGCAACCAGCGGTTCGCCGCCGGCCATGGCCGGCACCCCCACCAGGGGCTGGCGGACCTGCACCGGCTGGCCAGCGGGCAGCACCCGTTCGCCATCACCGTCGGCTGCGCCGACTCCCGGGTGCCCCCGGAGGTGCTCTTCGACCAGGGCCTGGGTGGCCTGTTCGACAACCGGGTGGCCGGCAACATCGTCGACGACCTGCTGCTCGGTAGCGTCGAGTTCGCCGTGACGGAGTTCCACAGCCCACTGATCGTCGTCCTCGGGCACGAACGGTGCGGCGCGATCAGCGCCACCATCGACGCGATCCGGGACGGTGGTTCGGCGCCCAGTCACATCGGCACGGTCGTCGACGCGCTGCGCCCGATCGTGGCGCCGGTGCTGACCAAGCCCGGCGACCCGGTGGACAACGCCGTCCGGGCCAACATCAGGGCGCAGGTCCGGGGCCTGCTCAGCCGCAGCGAGATCATCGCCGAGCGGGTGCGGCAGGGCGCGCTGAAGGTGGTCGGCGCCCGGTACGACCTCGACGACGGACGGGTCACCCTGGTCGGCTGA
- a CDS encoding lytic polysaccharide monooxygenase auxiliary activity family 9 protein produces the protein MGTRRALVAFAVVGATLLLTAVPASAHGAPTSPMSRAAACGPEGGRAGTPACRAAIAAGAAVREWDNIRVARIDGRDRERIPDGELCSGGLSAYRGLDLPRTDWPATTLTAGARHTFRYRTTIPHRGTFRFYVTTASYAPDARLTWADVERKPFLSVTNPPIRDGAYEMPGRLPTGRTGRHLIYVIWQNSNTQDTYYSCSDVVFRSASRTTRSAAPAAGAAAPRTLSGSATPDAPGVPVAAVTGTGPFSRPLVVGAAGAVVVAALLAAVVGRRMRRAGGPPPGRPCGVRNHRAGRRRIW, from the coding sequence ATGGGCACACGTCGCGCGCTCGTCGCGTTCGCCGTCGTCGGCGCGACGCTGCTGCTCACCGCCGTGCCGGCGAGCGCCCACGGCGCGCCGACCAGCCCGATGAGCCGCGCGGCGGCGTGCGGGCCGGAGGGTGGTCGGGCGGGGACGCCGGCCTGCCGGGCCGCGATCGCCGCCGGCGCGGCGGTACGGGAGTGGGACAACATCCGGGTGGCCCGGATCGACGGGCGGGACCGGGAACGCATTCCGGACGGCGAGCTGTGCAGCGGCGGGCTCTCCGCGTACCGGGGACTGGACCTGCCCCGGACCGACTGGCCGGCCACCACGCTCACCGCCGGCGCCCGGCACACCTTCCGCTACCGCACCACGATCCCGCACCGGGGCACGTTCCGGTTCTACGTCACCACCGCCTCGTACGCCCCGGACGCGCGGCTGACCTGGGCCGACGTGGAGCGGAAGCCGTTCCTGTCGGTGACCAACCCGCCGATCCGCGACGGCGCGTACGAGATGCCGGGGCGGCTGCCGACCGGGCGCACGGGCCGGCACCTCATCTACGTGATCTGGCAGAACTCGAACACCCAGGACACCTACTACTCCTGCTCCGACGTGGTCTTCCGATCGGCCTCACGCACCACCCGGTCGGCCGCTCCGGCGGCGGGCGCGGCGGCTCCGCGTACCCTCTCGGGGTCGGCGACCCCAGACGCGCCGGGAGTGCCGGTCGCGGCGGTGACCGGGACCGGCCCGTTCTCCCGGCCGCTGGTCGTCGGCGCGGCGGGGGCGGTGGTGGTCGCCGCGCTGCTCGCGGCCGTGGTCGGCCGGCGGATGCGGCGGGCCGGCGGTCCCCCGCCCGGACGGCCCTGCGGGGTCCGCAACCACCGCGCCGGGCGGCGCCGCATCTGGTGA
- a CDS encoding AraC family transcriptional regulator, giving the protein MDAVAGLLDGPRARSAFLLRSMLTPPWSMLIRDEAPLTVVAVVHGDAWLVPGAAPAARLGAGDVAIVRGPGPYTVADDPATPPQVVVHPGQRCTPDGRELYEMTRLGVRTWGNGPDGRTVLLTGTYPVRGAVGRRLLDALPPLAVVPRASWDSPLVPLLATEIVKDDPGQEAVLDRLLDLLLIAALREWFDRPGAAAPAWYRAHADPVVGRALRMLHHDPARPWTVASLAAGVGISRAALARRFTGLVGEPPMSYLTGWRLALAADLLREPGATVGAVARRVGYGSSFALSAAFKRRYGVSPRQHVDRST; this is encoded by the coding sequence GTGGACGCCGTCGCCGGGCTGCTCGACGGGCCCCGGGCCCGTAGCGCCTTCCTGCTCCGCTCGATGCTGACGCCGCCCTGGTCGATGCTGATCCGGGACGAGGCACCGCTCACCGTGGTCGCCGTGGTGCACGGCGACGCCTGGCTGGTGCCCGGTGCGGCCCCGGCGGCGCGGCTCGGCGCTGGGGACGTGGCGATCGTGCGCGGCCCGGGTCCGTACACCGTCGCGGACGATCCGGCCACGCCGCCGCAGGTGGTCGTCCATCCCGGCCAGCGCTGCACCCCGGACGGGCGCGAGCTGTACGAGATGACCCGGCTCGGCGTCCGCACCTGGGGCAACGGACCAGACGGCCGGACGGTGCTGCTCACCGGCACGTACCCGGTGCGGGGCGCGGTCGGCCGGCGGCTGCTGGACGCGTTGCCGCCGCTCGCGGTGGTCCCGCGTGCCTCCTGGGACTCGCCGTTGGTGCCGCTGCTGGCCACCGAGATCGTCAAGGACGACCCCGGCCAGGAGGCGGTGCTGGACCGCCTGCTCGACCTGCTGCTCATCGCCGCGCTGCGGGAATGGTTCGACCGGCCGGGAGCGGCGGCGCCCGCCTGGTACCGGGCGCACGCCGATCCGGTGGTCGGGCGGGCCCTGCGGATGCTGCACCACGACCCGGCCCGGCCGTGGACCGTGGCGTCGCTGGCCGCCGGCGTGGGGATCTCCCGGGCGGCGCTGGCCCGGCGCTTCACCGGGCTGGTGGGCGAGCCGCCGATGTCGTACCTCACCGGGTGGCGGCTGGCGCTCGCCGCCGACCTGCTGCGGGAACCCGGCGCCACGGTCGGCGCGGTGGCCCGGCGGGTCGGCTACGGCAGTTCGTTCGCCCTGAGTGCCGCGTTCAAACGCCGGTACGGCGTGAGCCCGCGCCAACACGTCGACCGGTCCACCTAG
- a CDS encoding anthrone oxygenase family protein has protein sequence MRLVQQLSMIGATVGAGLVAGLFAAFAYAVMPALRGSDDRTFVDAMQRINVTIVNGWFLLLFLGTPLLAALAAVLDWRGVGRPALPWLLGGLALYLVAVGVTIAVNVPLNDALAAAGPSDLEAARQRFETTWVAWNLVRALVSTAGLGSLCWALAVVGRTGG, from the coding sequence ATGCGACTCGTGCAGCAACTGTCGATGATCGGAGCCACGGTCGGGGCCGGGCTGGTGGCCGGGCTCTTCGCCGCGTTCGCCTACGCCGTCATGCCGGCGCTGCGGGGTTCCGACGACCGCACGTTCGTGGACGCGATGCAGCGGATCAACGTGACCATCGTCAACGGCTGGTTCCTGCTGCTCTTCCTCGGTACGCCGCTGCTCGCCGCGCTGGCGGCGGTGCTGGACTGGCGGGGCGTGGGCCGTCCGGCGCTGCCGTGGCTCCTCGGCGGGCTCGCCCTGTACCTGGTGGCGGTCGGCGTCACGATCGCGGTCAACGTGCCGCTGAACGACGCGCTCGCGGCGGCCGGGCCGTCCGACCTCGAAGCTGCTCGACAGCGGTTCGAAACCACCTGGGTCGCCTGGAACCTGGTCCGCGCACTGGTGAGCACAGCCGGCTTGGGCTCGCTCTGCTGGGCACTGGCGGTCGTCGGCCGCACGGGGGGTTGA
- a CDS encoding glycoside hydrolase family 71/99 protein, which produces MFVRLAVVLTVLAVAAPAGPSASAAPPTVAADDFALTVAPAAVTAVAGHPARATVATTTTGGAPQPVALRVTSLPAGVFATVTPATVTSGASATVTVQTSVSTRAGTFTLVVEGVGAALRRQATLRLVVRTPTAVRAAFYYPWFPEAWRQGGLDPYTNYRPSRGLYTVDETVVRDQVADMRYGGVTVGVASWFGQGTTTDRHWPALFRGARDTGFAWAPYYEPEGIGRPTPDRIAADLHYLRSTYGGDRSALAVLPGRGMVVFVYNALDRTTADGCDTVDRWVRARSLLQRLWGESIYLSLKVFSGYRHCANSVTVDAWHQYAPAHAEADFSGVPGGAYTVSPGFWKAGLPYGRAPFLARNLDRWRAGVARMAASGAFWQLVTTWNEWGEGTSIESSVGCRGVAPAGALCDWSDGGRSDFVAVLHAYPPTVTSG; this is translated from the coding sequence ATGTTCGTGCGTCTCGCAGTGGTACTCACGGTGCTGGCCGTCGCCGCGCCGGCCGGACCGTCCGCGTCGGCGGCGCCACCGACCGTCGCCGCCGACGACTTCGCCCTGACCGTCGCGCCCGCCGCCGTCACGGCGGTGGCCGGACATCCGGCCCGGGCGACGGTCGCCACGACGACCACCGGCGGGGCGCCGCAGCCGGTGGCGCTGCGGGTGACCAGCCTGCCCGCGGGCGTCTTCGCCACGGTCACGCCGGCCACGGTGACGAGCGGGGCCTCGGCCACGGTGACGGTGCAGACCTCCGTCTCGACCCGCGCCGGCACCTTCACGCTCGTCGTCGAGGGCGTCGGCGCGGCGCTGCGGCGGCAGGCGACGCTGCGGCTGGTGGTGCGGACGCCGACCGCCGTCCGGGCCGCCTTCTACTACCCGTGGTTCCCGGAGGCGTGGCGTCAGGGCGGGCTGGACCCGTACACGAACTACCGGCCGAGCCGGGGGCTCTACACCGTGGACGAGACGGTGGTCCGGGACCAGGTGGCGGACATGCGGTACGGCGGCGTCACGGTCGGCGTCGCCTCCTGGTTCGGCCAGGGCACCACCACCGACCGGCACTGGCCGGCGCTGTTCCGGGGCGCCCGGGACACCGGGTTCGCCTGGGCGCCCTACTACGAGCCGGAGGGCATCGGCCGGCCCACCCCCGACCGGATCGCCGCCGACCTGCACTACCTGCGGAGCACGTACGGCGGGGACCGCTCGGCGCTGGCCGTGCTGCCCGGCCGGGGCATGGTGGTCTTCGTCTACAACGCCCTCGACCGGACCACAGCCGACGGCTGCGACACCGTCGACCGGTGGGTCCGCGCCCGGTCGCTGCTCCAGCGGCTCTGGGGCGAGTCCATCTACCTCAGCCTGAAGGTGTTCTCCGGCTACCGCCACTGCGCCAACAGCGTCACCGTGGACGCCTGGCACCAGTACGCCCCGGCCCACGCCGAGGCCGACTTCAGCGGGGTGCCGGGCGGCGCGTACACCGTCTCGCCGGGCTTCTGGAAGGCCGGGCTGCCGTACGGGCGAGCGCCGTTCCTGGCCCGGAACCTGGACCGGTGGCGGGCCGGGGTGGCCCGGATGGCCGCCTCCGGCGCGTTCTGGCAGCTCGTCACCACCTGGAACGAGTGGGGCGAGGGCACGTCGATCGAGAGTTCGGTGGGGTGTCGGGGCGTCGCGCCGGCCGGCGCGCTCTGTGACTGGAGCGACGGTGGCCGGTCCGACTTCGTCGCCGTGCTGCACGCCTACCCGCCGACCGTGACGTCCGGATGA
- a CDS encoding DUF4153 domain-containing protein encodes MPEPAQQSEPPRPAPADGSPTGDLPPAAQPYLLVLPSTEGVPPPMPWPGAQGQPAWAIPVTVPPGTHGYALFVPLVPAAGQPAPAGVPAQAAPPAVENPATTVPAGTSSAPSTPVVTSTAPGKPAAVAVSAGPAGGHGAPPVATGHALPPVHGGAAPPVPGPGHQDVRPWVTYPPAPGWAPRPRTPRTSFLGARWPGPKPATGRAVPLAVLAGALGSAIFVPLSRVGIGWFLGWLTITLGVLLAVRTRTAELPRADRLIRAGWATAALALLAVPAFRNAWWLVTFCVLGALGCATLAIVGGRLVRSILFGLVATPFAALRGLPWVRGHVAVSPQAATVRKVTVSVVATVVVLVVFGSLLASADAAFSEALGALVPEVDLGTVFRWLFLAAVGGLIAVAAVYTLAAPPELSSVDRPSGRRLGLLEWAPAIAALTLLFAGFVVVQFTVLFGGERHVQKVAGLSYAEYARSGFWQLLFVTLLTVAVLGGVSRWAGRERAVERILLRVLLGLLSALSVVIVVSALSRMWTYQKVYSFTGERIFVMAFELLLGAVFLMILAAGVRWRGRWIPGTTVALAVAMLLGLAVLNPEDYAARRNTLRYEQTGKIDAWYLRALSADATPALTKLPDPVRRCTLSWIADDLDQPDPWYAWNLGRHRARQALDRVGPAAVGGPKDCRRADQFDLPKTRRPR; translated from the coding sequence TTGCCCGAGCCGGCACAGCAATCCGAGCCGCCCCGTCCCGCCCCGGCGGACGGGTCCCCGACGGGCGATCTCCCGCCCGCCGCCCAGCCGTACCTGCTGGTGCTGCCCTCGACGGAGGGCGTGCCGCCCCCGATGCCGTGGCCCGGCGCGCAGGGCCAACCGGCCTGGGCGATCCCGGTCACCGTGCCGCCCGGCACCCACGGCTACGCGCTGTTCGTGCCGCTGGTCCCAGCGGCCGGGCAGCCGGCACCGGCCGGCGTGCCCGCCCAGGCCGCACCGCCGGCCGTGGAGAACCCGGCCACCACCGTCCCGGCCGGCACGTCGTCGGCTCCGAGCACGCCGGTCGTCACCTCGACGGCCCCCGGCAAGCCGGCCGCCGTGGCGGTGTCGGCCGGCCCGGCGGGCGGGCACGGCGCTCCGCCGGTGGCCACCGGGCATGCCCTTCCCCCGGTCCACGGTGGAGCGGCACCGCCGGTGCCCGGGCCGGGCCACCAGGACGTACGCCCGTGGGTCACCTACCCGCCGGCACCCGGCTGGGCGCCCCGGCCGCGGACACCCCGCACCTCGTTCCTGGGTGCGCGCTGGCCCGGCCCGAAACCGGCCACCGGTCGGGCGGTGCCGCTCGCGGTGCTGGCCGGCGCGCTCGGCAGTGCGATCTTCGTACCGTTGAGCCGGGTCGGCATCGGCTGGTTCCTCGGTTGGCTCACGATCACGCTCGGGGTGCTGCTCGCGGTCCGCACCCGCACCGCCGAGCTGCCCCGCGCCGACCGGCTGATCCGGGCCGGCTGGGCGACGGCGGCCCTGGCCCTGCTCGCCGTGCCGGCGTTCCGCAATGCCTGGTGGCTGGTGACGTTCTGCGTGCTCGGCGCACTGGGCTGTGCCACGCTGGCGATCGTCGGTGGCCGGCTGGTCCGCTCGATCCTGTTCGGCCTGGTCGCCACGCCGTTCGCGGCGCTACGGGGCCTGCCCTGGGTCCGCGGCCACGTCGCCGTCTCGCCCCAGGCGGCGACGGTCCGCAAGGTCACCGTCTCGGTGGTCGCCACCGTGGTGGTGCTGGTGGTCTTCGGCAGCCTGCTCGCCTCGGCCGACGCGGCGTTCTCCGAGGCGCTCGGCGCGCTCGTGCCCGAGGTCGACCTCGGCACCGTGTTCCGCTGGCTGTTCCTGGCCGCGGTGGGCGGGTTGATCGCGGTCGCCGCCGTCTACACGCTGGCCGCCCCGCCGGAGCTGTCCAGCGTGGACCGCCCGAGCGGGCGGCGGCTCGGCCTGCTGGAGTGGGCGCCGGCCATCGCGGCGCTGACGCTGCTCTTCGCCGGCTTCGTGGTGGTGCAGTTCACCGTGCTCTTCGGCGGCGAGCGGCACGTGCAGAAGGTCGCCGGGCTCAGCTACGCGGAGTACGCCCGCAGCGGCTTCTGGCAGTTGCTCTTCGTCACGCTGCTGACCGTGGCAGTCCTCGGCGGGGTGAGCCGCTGGGCCGGCCGGGAACGGGCGGTCGAGCGGATCCTGCTGCGCGTCCTGCTCGGGCTGCTCAGCGCGCTGAGCGTGGTGATCGTGGTGTCGGCGCTGTCCCGGATGTGGACCTACCAGAAGGTCTACAGCTTCACCGGCGAGCGGATCTTCGTGATGGCGTTCGAGCTGCTGCTCGGCGCGGTCTTCCTGATGATCCTGGCGGCGGGCGTACGGTGGCGGGGCCGGTGGATCCCCGGCACCACGGTGGCGCTGGCGGTGGCGATGCTGCTCGGCCTCGCGGTGCTCAACCCGGAGGACTACGCGGCCCGGCGCAACACCCTCCGGTACGAGCAGACCGGCAAGATCGACGCCTGGTACCTGCGGGCGCTGTCCGCCGACGCCACGCCCGCCCTCACCAAGCTCCCCGACCCGGTACGCCGCTGCACGCTGAGCTGGATCGCCGACGACCTCGACCAGCCCGACCCCTGGTACGCCTGGAACCTGGGCCGGCACCGGGCCCGCCAGGCCCTCGACCGGGTCGGTCCGGCCGCCGTCGGCGGCCCGAAGGACTGCCGCCGGGCGGACCAGTTCGACCTGCCGAAGACGCGGCGGCCCCGCTGA
- a CDS encoding glycerophosphodiester phosphodiesterase family protein codes for MSVRQLMTALVAGAVLAAPTAAHAAPATRPGVPPQRTHFDLQAHRGGIGMTTEETLAGFAKAMRLGVTTLELDTQVTRDEKVVVTHDRQVSAQKCRDTGPVRPGDPTYPYVGKYIKDLTLAQIKTMDCGYQQLPGFPEQERVAGARMAELRDVLDLVKRYRAYGITLNIETKVEAGAPEQTAPRELFVRRVFEEIRRSGIERQVTIQSFDWGALRAMHRLAPRWPLVALTNYDFLQVGQPGASPWLGGLDADDFGGDLVRAADAIPGVTALSPNYGFPQNGTIADPAFRFYPDARMIADAHARGLKVIPWTCDDMPTVAALMDLGVDGIITDYPNRVRQLMAERGMRLPKAYRAH; via the coding sequence ATGTCCGTCCGTCAGCTCATGACGGCTCTGGTCGCCGGCGCGGTGCTGGCCGCGCCGACGGCCGCCCACGCGGCCCCGGCGACCCGGCCCGGTGTACCGCCGCAGCGGACCCACTTCGACCTACAGGCCCATCGCGGCGGCATCGGCATGACCACCGAGGAGACGCTGGCCGGATTCGCCAAGGCGATGCGGCTCGGCGTCACCACGCTGGAGCTGGACACCCAGGTCACCCGGGACGAGAAAGTCGTCGTCACACACGACCGTCAGGTCAGCGCGCAGAAATGCCGGGACACCGGCCCGGTCCGGCCCGGCGACCCGACGTACCCCTACGTCGGGAAGTACATCAAGGACCTGACGCTCGCCCAGATCAAGACGATGGACTGCGGCTACCAGCAGTTGCCGGGCTTCCCGGAGCAGGAGCGGGTCGCCGGGGCCCGGATGGCCGAGCTGCGGGACGTGCTCGACCTGGTGAAGCGCTACCGCGCGTACGGGATCACGCTGAACATCGAGACCAAGGTGGAGGCGGGGGCGCCCGAGCAGACCGCGCCGCGCGAGTTGTTCGTCCGGCGCGTCTTCGAGGAGATCCGCCGCTCCGGCATCGAGCGGCAGGTCACCATCCAGTCGTTCGACTGGGGAGCGCTGCGGGCGATGCACCGGCTGGCGCCGCGCTGGCCACTGGTGGCGCTCACCAACTACGACTTCCTCCAGGTCGGCCAGCCGGGCGCGTCGCCGTGGCTGGGTGGGCTCGACGCGGACGACTTCGGTGGCGACCTCGTCCGCGCCGCCGACGCGATTCCCGGCGTCACGGCGCTCTCCCCCAACTACGGGTTCCCGCAGAACGGCACGATCGCCGACCCCGCCTTCCGGTTCTACCCGGACGCCCGCATGATCGCGGACGCGCACGCCCGCGGGCTCAAGGTCATCCCCTGGACCTGCGACGACATGCCGACCGTGGCCGCGCTCATGGACCTGGGCGTGGACGGGATCATCACCGACTACCCGAACCGGGTCCGGCAGCTCATGGCCGAGCGCGGCATGCGGCTGCCGAAGGCGTACCGGGCCCACTGA
- a CDS encoding glycosyltransferase encodes MNRVGSGVRDRRTEPEAQLQALHEADEGRPPRLTVIVPTRNEAENVPILLARLGPLLAPLDAELLVVDDSDDGTTGVLTRVAAAAPVTVRLLHRPPHARAGGLGGAVLLGTAHARGEWVLVMDADLQHPPEAAATLARIAMRHDVDVVIGTRYAGNGSPGGLDGPLRTATSSWVTRLVKGMFPRRLATVSDPMSGLFAFRRAAVRLDRMHPTGFKVLLELLVRHPGARVAEVAYDMAPRHGGRSKASVREGVTFLRHLARLRGRRLVGQIRRSPRTRVERLREVGRMIAFGMVGLSGMVVNTAVLWFCYEPARMHHLVGAALATQVSTSWNFLLIDSLIYRRNRHGSSAARAARFFLLNNALLLLRLPVLQALVWAGVGILVANAATLVAFFLVRFLVNDRVIYTAVDKARRDPVRLLVAGASEAPSNPSRRRYQYLKYRYDVAGVVTIGSQIMLPELEFFRAQWVPDSEVDIAVRVSDIGGRGPQRRAAMTQYADQSVLRYEEQLGRWGANFRIQLGPPIEIQVGPLLAHSPHVVYTNIVEALLRFVMVARGHMLLHSACVTLDGVGVMLSALTDTGKTATVLRLLRDHGGFFLSDDMTIVRPDGVATCFPKPLTISAHTLRAVQAQDLTPAEWRRLQLQSRLHSKGGRSLALTLSRFNLPIMGINALTQLLIPPPKYSVDRLVPCRIGTTTRVEELFVIERGKPDITELGAADTLDRMIDNTDDAYGFPPFRYLAPSITIDGQGYVQLRAREREILASFLSHVRSRVVVSDTFGWADEIPRLLRAERAGRHAPVVPVQPWPSWSGDLTVAGGPA; translated from the coding sequence ATGAACAGAGTCGGATCCGGAGTTCGCGACCGGCGAACCGAACCGGAGGCGCAGCTCCAAGCGCTGCACGAGGCGGACGAGGGCCGCCCGCCCCGACTGACCGTCATCGTGCCGACCCGTAACGAGGCGGAGAACGTTCCGATCCTGTTGGCGCGGCTCGGCCCGCTGCTGGCCCCGCTCGACGCGGAACTCCTCGTGGTGGACGACAGCGACGACGGCACGACGGGGGTGCTCACCCGGGTGGCCGCGGCGGCACCGGTCACCGTACGACTGCTGCACCGGCCGCCGCACGCCCGCGCCGGTGGACTGGGCGGCGCGGTCCTGCTCGGCACCGCGCACGCCCGGGGCGAGTGGGTCCTGGTGATGGACGCCGACCTCCAGCACCCGCCGGAGGCGGCGGCGACGCTCGCGCGGATCGCGATGCGGCACGACGTCGACGTCGTCATCGGCACCCGGTACGCCGGCAACGGCTCCCCGGGCGGGCTCGACGGGCCCCTCCGGACGGCCACCTCGTCCTGGGTGACCCGCCTGGTGAAGGGCATGTTCCCGCGCCGGCTGGCCACGGTGAGCGACCCGATGAGCGGGTTGTTCGCCTTCCGCCGTGCCGCGGTACGCCTGGACCGGATGCACCCGACGGGCTTCAAGGTGCTGCTGGAGCTGCTGGTGCGGCACCCCGGCGCCCGGGTCGCCGAGGTGGCGTACGACATGGCGCCCCGGCACGGCGGCCGGTCGAAGGCGTCCGTGCGGGAGGGCGTGACGTTCCTGCGGCACCTGGCCCGGCTGCGGGGCCGCCGCCTCGTCGGGCAGATCCGGCGGAGCCCGCGCACCCGCGTCGAACGCCTGCGTGAGGTGGGCCGGATGATCGCGTTCGGCATGGTCGGTCTCTCCGGCATGGTGGTGAACACCGCCGTGCTCTGGTTCTGCTACGAACCCGCCCGGATGCACCACCTCGTCGGCGCGGCACTGGCCACCCAGGTGTCCACCTCGTGGAACTTCCTGCTGATCGACAGCCTGATCTACCGGCGGAACCGGCACGGCTCGTCCGCCGCCCGGGCGGCCCGGTTCTTCCTGCTCAACAACGCGTTGCTGTTGCTGCGGCTGCCCGTCCTCCAGGCGTTGGTCTGGGCCGGGGTCGGCATCCTGGTCGCGAACGCGGCCACCCTGGTGGCGTTCTTCCTGGTCCGGTTCCTGGTCAACGACCGGGTCATCTACACCGCTGTGGACAAGGCCCGGCGCGACCCGGTGCGGCTGCTGGTGGCCGGCGCCTCCGAGGCGCCCAGCAATCCGTCGCGCCGCCGCTACCAGTACCTCAAGTACCGCTACGACGTCGCCGGCGTGGTCACCATCGGCTCGCAGATCATGCTCCCGGAGCTGGAGTTCTTCCGGGCCCAGTGGGTGCCCGACTCCGAGGTGGACATCGCGGTGCGGGTCAGCGACATCGGCGGTCGCGGGCCGCAGCGACGCGCGGCCATGACCCAGTACGCCGACCAGTCCGTCCTGCGCTACGAGGAGCAGCTCGGCCGGTGGGGGGCGAACTTCCGCATCCAACTCGGCCCGCCGATCGAGATCCAGGTCGGCCCGCTGCTGGCCCACTCGCCGCACGTGGTCTACACCAACATCGTCGAGGCGCTGCTCCGGTTCGTCATGGTGGCCCGGGGACACATGCTGCTGCACTCCGCGTGCGTCACGCTCGACGGCGTCGGGGTGATGCTCTCGGCGCTGACCGACACCGGCAAGACCGCCACCGTGCTGCGGCTGCTGCGCGACCACGGCGGTTTCTTCCTCTCCGACGACATGACGATCGTGCGGCCGGACGGCGTGGCGACCTGCTTCCCCAAGCCGCTCACCATCAGCGCGCACACGCTGCGGGCGGTGCAGGCGCAGGACCTGACGCCCGCCGAGTGGCGGCGGCTGCAACTCCAGAGCCGCCTGCACTCCAAGGGCGGCCGGTCCCTGGCGCTGACGCTCAGCCGGTTCAACCTGCCGATCATGGGGATCAACGCCCTCACCCAGTTGCTGATCCCGCCGCCGAAGTACAGCGTCGACCGCCTGGTGCCCTGCCGGATCGGCACCACCACCCGGGTCGAGGAACTGTTCGTCATCGAGCGCGGCAAGCCCGACATCACCGAGCTGGGCGCCGCCGACACGCTCGACCGCATGATCGACAACACCGACGACGCGTACGGGTTCCCGCCGTTCCGCTACCTCGCGCCGTCCATCACCATCGACGGCCAGGGGTACGTCCAGCTCCGGGCGCGGGAGCGGGAGATCCTCGCCAGCTTCCTGTCCCACGTGCGCAGCCGGGTCGTCGTCTCGGACACCTTCGGCTGGGCCGACGAGATCCCCCGGCTGCTCCGGGCGGAGCGGGCCGGCCGGCACGCCCCGGTGGTGCCCGTCCAGCCGTGGCCGAGCTGGAGCGGTGACCTGACGGTGGCGGGAGGGCCGGCGTGA